In Mytilus trossulus isolate FHL-02 chromosome 6, PNRI_Mtr1.1.1.hap1, whole genome shotgun sequence, a single window of DNA contains:
- the LOC134723853 gene encoding dehydrogenase/reductase SDR family member 1-like gives MSKSLSGKVCLVTGATRGIGKGIALQLGQAGATAYITGRTLTADKDDPIGGSLTDTANEIEKRGGTCIPVQCDHSKDSDIEALFGRISREQDGRLDVLVNNAFNTTEGLKENMGQPFWEQPITMWDAVNNVGLRNHYMCSVHAAKLMTARKKGLIVNISSMGGLHYTFSVPYGVGKEALDRMAVDCAIELRASNVAFVSLWPGAVRTEFFTHMVKTQTADEFFNAGRAENEPNLDCSLIYSIALSTEYEGKAVVALATDSNIMKKSGKILMTADLGYEYGFKDIDGREPMNIRQLSTLMQMNPKTRWLANIVPNFIFLPKWMLALSGNKF, from the exons atgtcaaaatctttgTCTGGAAAAGTGTGTTTAGTTACAGGAGCAACAAGAGGTATTGGTAAAGGGATAGCTCTTCAACTAGGACAAGCTGGTGCAACAGCCTACATAACTG GCAGGACACTGACTGCAGATAAGGATGATCCTATTGGAGGTTCATTGACAGACACTGCAAATGAG atagagaaaagaGGAGGAACATGTATTCCTGTACAGTGTGATCATTCAAAAGACAGTGACATCGAAGCATTGTTTGGTCGTATATCGAGGGAACAAGATGGCAGGCTAGATGTCCTGGTAAACAATGCATTCAATACTACTGAG GGTTTAAAAGAGAATATGGGGCAGCCATTTTGGGAGCAACCTATAACAATGTGGGATGCTGTTAACAACGTTGGACTCAG GAATCACTACATGTGTTCCGTGCATGCAGCGAAACTGATGACAGCAAGGAAGAAGGGGCTGATTGTTAATATATCGTCAATGGGAGGACTTCATTACACCTTTAGTGTTCCATACGGTGTAGGGAAAGAGGCT TTGGACAGAATGGCTGTGGATTGTGCTATTGAATTGAGAGCTAGTAACGTTGCTTTCGTCAGTTTATGGCCTGGTGCAGTACGGACAGAATTCTTTACACATATGGTTAAAACACAAACAGCTGATGAATTTTTTAATGCGGGACGAGCTGAAAAT GAGCCCAATCTTGACTGTTCTCTAAtctatagcatagcactaagcaCTGAGTATGAAGGAAAAGCAGTTGTAGCTTTAGCTACGG AttcaaacataatgaaaaaatcGGGTAAAATCTTAATGACTGCAGACCTAGGATATGAATATGGATTCAAGGATATAGATG GAAGAGAACCGATGAATATCAGACAGCTGAGCACACTTATGCAAATGAACCCAAAGACAAGATGGCTGGCTAATATAGTTCCAAACTTTATCTTTCTTCCAAAATGGATGTTAGCTTTATCTGGAAACAAGTTTTAG
- the LOC134722147 gene encoding dehydrogenase/reductase SDR family member 1-like — protein MTRSMSGKVCIVTGATRGIGKGIALQLGQAGATVYITGRTLTAPKGDPVGGSLTDTANEIESRGGKCIPVQCDHSKDSDIEELFNRVSKEQNGQLDVLVNNAYAAVKAISDNYGKPFWQQPITTWDTVNNVGLRNHYLCSVHAAKLMTARKTGLIVNVSSVGGLRYLFNVPYGVGKEACDRMAADCAVELRKMNVAFVSLWPGPVMTENVKDLLKDGGFGKNKPAPGNMPKVDAAKIFENGETTEYAGKAIVALATDPNVMKKSGKILLTADLGYEYGFKDINGKDALNMRQVNTILKMNPKTEWIANLVPNFVYLPKWMLALAGNKF, from the exons ATGACTAGATCTATGTCTGGTAAAGTGTGTATTGTTACCGGGGCCACCCGAGGAATCGGTAAAGGTATAGCATTACAGCTTGGCCAAGCTGGAGCAACTGTCTACATAACAG GACGAACACTGACAGCCCCTAAAGGCGACCCGGTCGGAGGTTCGTTAACTGATACGGCTAACgag aTTGAGAGCAGAGGAGGGAAATGTATTCCAGTCCAATGTGATCATTCCAAAGACAGTGACATAGAGGAACTGTTTAACCGCGTGTCTAAAGAACAAAATGGTCAATTAGATGTTCTAGTCAATAATGCATATGCTGCTGTAAAA gCAATCTCTGATAACTATGGTAAGCCATTCTGGCAACAGCCTATCACAACGTGGGATACTGTTAATAATGTAGGACTAAG aaaCCATTATCTGTGTTCTGTGCACGCAGCAAAATTGATGACAGCAAGGAAAACTGGTTTAATTGTTAATGTATCGTCAGTTGGTGGTCTTAGGTACCTGTTTAATGTACCTTACGGCGTTGGTAAAGAAGCA TGTGATAGAATGGCAGCAGACTGCGCTGTAGAGTTGAGAAAAATGAATGTAGCTTTTGTCAGTTTATGGCCAGGACCTGTCATGACAGAAAACGTAAAGGATTTATTAAAAGATGGTGGTTTTGGTAAAAATAAACCGGCACCAGGCAAT atgCCGAAAGTTGATGCTGCTAAGATATTTGAAAATGGAGAGACAACGGAGTATGCTGGAAAAGCAATTGTAGCCTTAGCAACAG ATCCAAACGTTATGAAGAAGTCTGGTAAAATTTTGTTGACAGCAGATCTCGGATACGAGTATGGATTCAAGGATATCAATG GAAAAGATGCATTAAATATGAGACAAGTGAACACAATCCTTAAAATGAACCCGAAGACAGAATGGATTGCTAACCTTGTTCCAAATTTTGTATACCTTCCGAAATGGATGTTGGCTTTAGCTggaaataaattttga